Proteins encoded in a region of the Cheilinus undulatus linkage group 8, ASM1832078v1, whole genome shotgun sequence genome:
- the scnm1 gene encoding sodium channel modifier 1 isoform X1 — protein MSFKREGDDKSQLNILKKRRVADLLSNFIPEDEAALMKNGRYTCLVCSYRPVFDTVDMLTVHRKGKRHLEGLKAFYGKKAQLKNEITKRQHENYVQAEDKRQEPSSSAPLLIQTRKLTHHALLKTVPYNSCHRKTSTKLDKVPQNFSLQFSKTATEQEDDHRKTESSNCLSQRSSSGCTAAANEESHQSAEPEAFQATVKQDDQPLTAKRRQELEHYLRLKSNGWIQDRSGQWVKDENVEFDSDEEEPPSLPSPTSY, from the exons ATGTCCTTTAAAAGGGAAGGTGATGACAAGAGTCAGTTAAACATCCTTAAG AAACGGCGTGTGGCTGATCTTCTGTCAAACTTTATACCAGAGGATGAAGCAGCGCTGATGAAAAATGGAAG ATATACGTGCCTCGTGTGCTCCTACCGCCCAGTGTTTGACACTGTAGATATGCTGACAGTCCACAGGAAAGGGAAACGGCACCTGGAAG GACTGAAAGCATTTTATGGTAAGAAAGCCCAGCTGAAGAATGAAATAACAAAAAGGCAACATGAAAACTATGTCCAGGCTGAAGACAAAAGACAG GAACCCTCGTCCTCAGCTCCTTTACTGATACAGACACGAAAGCTGACACATCATGCATTACTGAAGACGGTACCGTACAACAGCTGCCATAGAAAGACCAG cacaaaattggacaaagtACCCCAGAACTTCAGCTTACAGTTCAGCAAAACGGCAACAGAACAAGAAGATGACCACCGGAAAACTGAAAGTTCAAACTGTTTATCACAGAGAAGTTCTAGTGGCTGCACAGCAG CAGCTAATGAAGAGTCGCATCAATCAGCTGAGCCAGAAGCGTTTCAAGCTACAGTGAAACAAGACGATCAGCCTTTAACAGCAAAGAGGAGGCAAGAGCTGGAGCACTACCTCAGACTAAAAAG TAACGGGTGGATACAGGATCGGAGTGGCCAGTGGGTCAAAGACGAGAATGTGGAATTTGATTCAGATGAGGAGGAGCCTCCTTCACTGCCCTCCCCTACCAGTTACTGA
- the scnm1 gene encoding sodium channel modifier 1 isoform X2, with the protein MSFKREGDDKSQLNILKKRRVADLLSNFIPEDEAALMKNGRYTCLVCSYRPVFDTVDMLTVHRKGKRHLEGLKAFYGKKAQLKNEITKRQHENYVQAEDKRQEPSSSAPLLIQTRKLTHHALLKTVPYNSCHRKTSTKLDKVPQNFSLQFSKTATEQEDDHRKTESSNCLSQRSSSGCTAANEESHQSAEPEAFQATVKQDDQPLTAKRRQELEHYLRLKSNGWIQDRSGQWVKDENVEFDSDEEEPPSLPSPTSY; encoded by the exons ATGTCCTTTAAAAGGGAAGGTGATGACAAGAGTCAGTTAAACATCCTTAAG AAACGGCGTGTGGCTGATCTTCTGTCAAACTTTATACCAGAGGATGAAGCAGCGCTGATGAAAAATGGAAG ATATACGTGCCTCGTGTGCTCCTACCGCCCAGTGTTTGACACTGTAGATATGCTGACAGTCCACAGGAAAGGGAAACGGCACCTGGAAG GACTGAAAGCATTTTATGGTAAGAAAGCCCAGCTGAAGAATGAAATAACAAAAAGGCAACATGAAAACTATGTCCAGGCTGAAGACAAAAGACAG GAACCCTCGTCCTCAGCTCCTTTACTGATACAGACACGAAAGCTGACACATCATGCATTACTGAAGACGGTACCGTACAACAGCTGCCATAGAAAGACCAG cacaaaattggacaaagtACCCCAGAACTTCAGCTTACAGTTCAGCAAAACGGCAACAGAACAAGAAGATGACCACCGGAAAACTGAAAGTTCAAACTGTTTATCACAGAGAAGTTCTAGTGGCTGCACAGCAG CTAATGAAGAGTCGCATCAATCAGCTGAGCCAGAAGCGTTTCAAGCTACAGTGAAACAAGACGATCAGCCTTTAACAGCAAAGAGGAGGCAAGAGCTGGAGCACTACCTCAGACTAAAAAG TAACGGGTGGATACAGGATCGGAGTGGCCAGTGGGTCAAAGACGAGAATGTGGAATTTGATTCAGATGAGGAGGAGCCTCCTTCACTGCCCTCCCCTACCAGTTACTGA
- the scnm1 gene encoding sodium channel modifier 1 isoform X3: MKNGRYTCLVCSYRPVFDTVDMLTVHRKGKRHLEGLKAFYGKKAQLKNEITKRQHENYVQAEDKRQEPSSSAPLLIQTRKLTHHALLKTVPYNSCHRKTSTKLDKVPQNFSLQFSKTATEQEDDHRKTESSNCLSQRSSSGCTAAANEESHQSAEPEAFQATVKQDDQPLTAKRRQELEHYLRLKSNGWIQDRSGQWVKDENVEFDSDEEEPPSLPSPTSY, encoded by the exons ATGAAAAATGGAAG ATATACGTGCCTCGTGTGCTCCTACCGCCCAGTGTTTGACACTGTAGATATGCTGACAGTCCACAGGAAAGGGAAACGGCACCTGGAAG GACTGAAAGCATTTTATGGTAAGAAAGCCCAGCTGAAGAATGAAATAACAAAAAGGCAACATGAAAACTATGTCCAGGCTGAAGACAAAAGACAG GAACCCTCGTCCTCAGCTCCTTTACTGATACAGACACGAAAGCTGACACATCATGCATTACTGAAGACGGTACCGTACAACAGCTGCCATAGAAAGACCAG cacaaaattggacaaagtACCCCAGAACTTCAGCTTACAGTTCAGCAAAACGGCAACAGAACAAGAAGATGACCACCGGAAAACTGAAAGTTCAAACTGTTTATCACAGAGAAGTTCTAGTGGCTGCACAGCAG CAGCTAATGAAGAGTCGCATCAATCAGCTGAGCCAGAAGCGTTTCAAGCTACAGTGAAACAAGACGATCAGCCTTTAACAGCAAAGAGGAGGCAAGAGCTGGAGCACTACCTCAGACTAAAAAG TAACGGGTGGATACAGGATCGGAGTGGCCAGTGGGTCAAAGACGAGAATGTGGAATTTGATTCAGATGAGGAGGAGCCTCCTTCACTGCCCTCCCCTACCAGTTACTGA